From the genome of Desulfovibrio sp. JY:
GCGGCGCGATGGAACTCATGTCCACCACGTAAAGACCCGGCCTGGCCCCTTCGATGACGCCGCCTTCGCCAAGCACCACAGCACGCACCTCGGGCGAATCCGGCACCATGGTGATGACCAGCTCGCTTGCCCTGGCCACCTCCGCCGGCGACGGAGCAGAGGTCGCGCCATGGGCGGTCACGGCTTCGACGTTTTTCACGGTGCGGCTGAACACCGTCAGCTCGTAGCCGGCCCTAAGCAGATTGCGACACATGGGCTTGCCCATGATGCCAAGGCCGATGAATCCGATTTTTTTCATAGGGTGTCCTTTTGGGTGTGGAGGCCTCCGGCGGCCAGGGGAGGCTCCGCCTCCCCTGGACCCCACCGCCGGGGGACCGAGGGCCCCCCGGTCCCCCCAACTAGGGGGACAATGGGGCTAAAGGGTAAGTCCCATCTCCGTTACCCAGGCCAGGGAGGCGCGGGTATCGGGATCGGGCACGTATTCCAGGCCGACAAAGCCCTCGTAGCCCAGCCGGTCCAGTTCGGCAAAAAGGAAGGGAAACCGGATTTCCCCGGTGCCGGGCTGATGCCGGCCGGGATTGTCCGCGATCTGCACATGCCCGATGCGGGGCAGGTTGGCGGCGATGGTCGCGGCCAGCTCCCCCTCCTCGCGCTGGGCATGGTAGACGTCGTACTGCATGGCCACGTTGTCGCGCGAGACGGCGTCGATCAGATCCATGACCTGCTCGGTGGTGCTCAGCAGAAAACCGGGGATGTCGAAATGGTTGATGGCCTCGATGACGAGGGTGCGACCCTCGGCGGCCAGGGCGTCGGCGGCGAAGGCCACGTTCTCGATGAGCGTCTCGAAGGCGTCCTCGGGCGAAACGCCGTCCGGCAGTTTTCCGGCCAGACAGTTGAGCCGGGCCACATCCAGGGTCTTGGCGTATTCGAGGGCCAACCCCACGCCGTCGCGAAATTCGGATTCGCGGCCGGGCAGCGCCGCGATGCCGCGCTCGCCGCCGGCCCAGTCGCCGCAGGGCAGGTTGAAAAGCACCTGGGACAGGCCGTTTTCGGCCAGACGCGAGGCCAGTTCCACGGCCGGGTAGGCGTAGGGAAAGAGGTACTCGACAAAATGGAACCCGGCATCCCTGGCGGCGGCGAAACGCTCGGGAAACGGCGCTTCGGTGAAAAGCATGGTCAGGTTGGCTGCAAAACGCGGCATGGCATTCTCCTTGGTCGCATAACGCAACGCGAACTCAGACGGTTTCGGCCGCAGGGCCGGGGGGGGACCAGGCGGGATCGAAGCAGGGCGCGCCCGAAAGAAAACAGGCCACCATGGCGTCGATGCTTGCCTCGCTGACCATAAGCATATCCGTCTGGCGGGTGAACTGCAAAAGCCGGCCCATGTGCCCGAGCTTCTCCGCGATCACCTCAGCCGGGAATTTCTGGAACCGGCCGGCCACGCGGTCGGCGGCGGCGTCGACCACGAAACCCAGCGCCTCCAGGATGCGGCCGATGGCCTTGGCCCGGCGGGCGCGCTTGACGTCGTCGGCCGCGCCCCCGGCAAAGGAAAAGGTGATGTAGTTCTTGTTGACCGTGGCCCCGCAGTAGCAGTCGAGCACGCCGTAGTGATAGCCCACGCGGGAGCTGAAGTTGAGGTACTTGTCCGAGATGATGGCGTAGGACTTGTCGCCGAAGCGGTCGGTGCCGGCTCCGGGCTGGGAAAACATCTGTTCGGACATGACGGAGAAAAACCCGCCGAGGTTCACCGGCCGGGCGATGCGGGCTTCGCCGGTCAGCACGAGGCCCGTCAAAAGCGCGGCAAAGGGGCGCGAGGCGATATCCCCGGGCACAACCCGCGATTTGCCGGCCGCCTCGTCGCGGATGCCGCCGCCAAGGTCGATGATGTGCAGGTCGAGGCCGGTGTTGGCATCGAGGGTGACGCTCCCCCCCTGCCCGCCCGAGGCCAG
Proteins encoded in this window:
- the hyi gene encoding hydroxypyruvate isomerase is translated as MPRFAANLTMLFTEAPFPERFAAARDAGFHFVEYLFPYAYPAVELASRLAENGLSQVLFNLPCGDWAGGERGIAALPGRESEFRDGVGLALEYAKTLDVARLNCLAGKLPDGVSPEDAFETLIENVAFAADALAAEGRTLVIEAINHFDIPGFLLSTTEQVMDLIDAVSRDNVAMQYDVYHAQREEGELAATIAANLPRIGHVQIADNPGRHQPGTGEIRFPFLFAELDRLGYEGFVGLEYVPDPDTRASLAWVTEMGLTL